In one Dermatophagoides farinae isolate YC_2012a chromosome 4, ASM2471394v1, whole genome shotgun sequence genomic region, the following are encoded:
- the LOC124490188 gene encoding uncharacterized protein LOC124490188 yields MNDNDNGGQQQQLVERFRSAIMACLENFHIDLRRPNCVHYQNGSKRLLFSDLYDMVVQMTRLLSMDENSSEYIYEIYAECATKAFEKFAENLEHDLQSSNNSGRQTLWTLGSYQSNNNQSIIQMAKILIEFWSKFKRNVLPFLMLTFQYVERIRHQQQQQQCRRMMLEELTRTIFIEIFFEQSSSIVSECWKQLIIDYVLDKHRQIQQYLWYRKPSQRLPLETDSIIQWPLFQQNRCIKMLQDKNYMVIRNLIQVLLDIETFLDTFLVRMSDQLLNEFVSLEYLNFSTNFIQMQSWFFSSILSLPEESLKQINLFTIEFLIVRYASRLINGNNEQDDNNNDGSFKSMLNHKHYDRMTQFYSLMMNITADKFLASKQNILISRFVDFLIKYHNERINWFASQYRCIGRSEAIEFVQAILQEHDHWDSVLNKVFKSNNNNGDGNRNGDQKVIDSMKPFSTLIDKYHYELMKIDSNVSQALAFYMHDLLSKDSMIMSLQQQQQQQQTKAVEFETRIELLNRINFIIVYIKDINQFFDFAKHYFAQRLLTNLSHFTNEQEMDMMNDMNHVIRLNFMSNGQSRSFLQNLNDFKNIADDYLHSFIKVNISNNNNRRRRMVRNLPDSSAIVNAGTWKLTEFDRCWISSRLSRSFESLEYLFRQQYDNQKLFLNTKYSTAEVSMKMFNHDAVVGDSLKQSLILWMSLHQFAIIEQFNRQYQRLSYEMIDKETEFQKKNNLRIALLSLIYCGLIRPIIIIGHNQQHQQQPSNKPTTLESIQFELNDEKRFLQLIETNRCSNRLIRYEYVDFINHQPLDPEMAKIFPTIVHILTDGVDLVYSMSSTSVEDWNLTNILNSRTNTTVTPSDDNNRLLHHRSRSFRRHQPPPPPNSSIESIVYRRLISSSRRLSSQQHSTPSQLPAARTSSSTTAIESPNHLDSSIKIDAAIVRVLKRLRYLPNISAIYHAVRVEMSNASRKHLPPTPSIANIQESTRPSNRPSKINYHQSTSSTSSSQPMPPTPSLQNTNISMNDIQTRLIQLIDKRYVRRSNDGGFEYNIE; encoded by the exons atgaatgataacgataatggtggacaacaacagcaattaGTTGAACGTTTTCGTTCGGCAATTATGGCttgtttggaaaattttcacatcGATTTACGACGACCAAATTGTGTTCATTACCAAAATGGTTCGaaacgattattattcagtGATCTTTATGATATGGTCGTACAAATGACAAGATTACTTTCTATGGATGAAAATTCCAGTGAATATATCTATGAAATCTATGCTGAATGTGCAACAAAAGCGTTCGAAAAATTTGCCGAAAATCTTGAACATGAtctacaatcatcaaataatagtGGACGACAGACATTATGGACACTTGGTTCATatcaatcgaataataatcaatcaataattcaaatggctaaaatattgattgaattttggtCGAAATTCAAACGAAATGTATTACCATTTTTAATGTTAACATTTCAATACGTTGAACGAATAcgacaccaacaacaacaacaacaatgtcgTCGAATGATGCTTGAAGAACTTACacgaacaatttttattgaaatttttttcgaacaatcatcatcgattgtatcAGAATGTTGGAAACAattaatcattgattatgtATTGGATAAACATcgacaaattcaacaatatcTTTGGTATCGAAAACCATCACAACGATTACCATTGGAAACGgattcaataattcaatggCCACTATTTCAACAGAATCGTTGCATAAAAATGCTTCAAGATAAAAATTATATGGTGATCAGAAATCTAATTCAAGTACTATTGGATATTG AAACATTTCTGGACACATTTCTTGTTCGAATGTCCGAtcaattgttgaatgaatttgtatcattggaatatttgaatttttcaacaaatttcaTACAAATGCAATCTTGGTTTTTTAGCTCCATTTTGTCATTACCTGAAGAATCGttaaaacaaatcaatttgtttacaattgaatttcttATTGTACGATATGCTAGCCGATTAATCAATGGCAATAATGAacaagatgataataataatgatggatcatttaaatcaatgTTAAATCATAAACATTATGATCGTATGACACAATTCtattcattaatgatgaatataactGCGGACAAATTTTTGgcttcaaaacaaaatatattgattagCCGATTTGTAGATTTTCTAATCAAATATCACAATGAACGTATCAATTGGTTTGCCAGTCAATATCGATGCATAGGACGAAGTGAAGCGATCGAATTTGTTCAAGCAATACTTCAGGAACATGATCATTGGGATAGTGTATTGAATAAAGTTTTTAagagtaataataataatggtgatggaaATCGAAATGGTGACCAAAAAGTAATCGATTCGATGAAAccattttcaacattgattgataaatatcattatgaattaatgaaaattgattcaaatgtatCACAAGCATTAGCTTTTTATATGCATGATCTTTTATCTAAagattcgatgataatgtcattacaacaacaacaacaacaacaacaaacaaaggCGGTAGAATTTGAAACTCGTATCGAACTATTGAATCgtatcaatttcattattgtttatataaaggatataaatcaattttttgattttgccAAACATTATTTTGCACAACGTTTGTTAACGAATTTATCACATTTCACCAATGAACAAGAAATGGACATGATGAATGACATGAATCATGTGATCCGTTTGAATTTTATGTCCAATGGTCAATCACGAAGTTTTTTACAGAATctaaatgattttaaaaatattgcCGATGATTAtctacattcattcataaaagtCAATatcagtaataataataatcgacgACGAAGAATGGTAAGAAATTTGCCTGATTCTTCAGCCATAGTAAATGCAGGAACATGGAAATTAACAGAATTTGATCGCTGTTGGATATCATCACGATTATCACgatcattcgaatcattggAATATTTATTTCGACAACaatatgataatcaaaaattatttcttaatacaaaatattcaacagCTGAagtatcaatgaaaatgttcaatcatgatgctgttgttggtgattcattgaaacaatcatTAATATTATGGATGTCATTACATCAATTTGCCATCATCGAACAATTCAATCGACAATACCAACGATTATCATATGAAATGATCGACAAAGAAACAgaatttcaaaagaaaaataatcttCGTATTgctttattatcattgatttattgtgGTCTAATTCGaccaatcattattattggtcatAATCAACAGCATCAGCAACAACCATCAAACAAGCCAACAACATTAGAATCAatacaatttgaattgaatgatgagaaaagATTTTTACAATTAATCGAAACGAATCGTTGCTCAAATCGATTAATACGTTATGAATATGTTGAtttcattaatcatcaacCGCTTGATCCGgaaatggcaaaaatttttccaacaatTGTACATATATTGACCGATGGTGTTGATTTAGTTTATTCAATGTCATCGACATCGGTTGAAGATTGGAATCTTACAAACATTCTAAATTCGCGTACAAATACAACAGTAACACCAtcagatgataataatcgactATTACATCACCGATCACGATCATTTCGACGAcatcaaccaccaccaccacctaaTTCATCCATTGAATCAATAGTATATCGACGactaatatcatcatcaagaagaTTATCATCTCAACAGCATTCAACACCATCACAATTACCAGCAGCacgtacatcatcatcaacgacagCAATTGAAAGTCCAAATCATCTAGATTCAAGCATCAAAATCGATGCAGCCATTGTACGTGTCTTGAAACGTTTGCGTTATCTACCGAATATTTCGGCCATTTATCATGCCGTACGAGTCGAAATGTCAAATGCATCCCGTAAACATTTACCACCGACACCTTCGATTGCTAACATTCAAGAATCAACACGGCCATCAAATCGACCATcgaaaattaattatcatcaatcaacgtcatcaacatcatcatcacagccAATGCCACCGACACCATCATTACAGAATACCAACATTTCAATGAACGATATACAAACACGATTAATTCAACTGATTGATAAACGTTATGTTCGCCGTagtaatgatggtggttttgaatataatatCGAATGA